One Thermus islandicus DSM 21543 genomic window carries:
- the purH gene encoding bifunctional phosphoribosylaminoimidazolecarboxamide formyltransferase/IMP cyclohydrolase: MWALLSVSDKRGLEAFARGLVDLGFRLLATGGTYRVLKEAGLPVTYISEFTGFPEVLSGRVKTLHPRVHAALLARPDQEEELRSLGLERIGVLAVNLYPFREAVARGASFEEALEQVDIGGPAMLRAAAKNHLAVLPVCDPGDYGKVLEALREGPTPEFRRELARKAFAHTAAYDAAIAEWLAGEKFPEEKFLVLKRAAPLRYGENPHQEAALYRVVGEEGPLLLAEVLQGKAMSFNNYLDAEAAWNLVSEFAEPACVAVKHQNPCGVALGEGPLEAYRKAYAADLVSIFGGIVAFNREVDGPTAQALGEVFLEVVLAPAFSQEALAVLAKKRNLRLLRVPFPAQGLYLDLRRLRGGVLLQDADAMDPVDLRVVTKKAPTEAEWQDLLFAWKVVKHVRSNAIVVAKGGRTLGIGVGQTNRLAAARHALEAAGEGARGAVLASDAFFPFDDVLRLAASFGVAAVIQPGGSLRDGDSIRAAEEAGMAMVFTGVRHFRH; the protein is encoded by the coding sequence ATGTGGGCGCTCCTCTCCGTTTCTGACAAGCGGGGCCTCGAGGCCTTCGCCCGGGGCCTTGTGGACCTGGGCTTCCGCCTCCTCGCCACCGGGGGGACGTACCGGGTCCTGAAGGAGGCCGGGCTTCCCGTGACCTACATCTCCGAGTTCACCGGCTTTCCCGAGGTCCTCTCGGGCCGGGTCAAGACCCTCCACCCCAGGGTGCACGCCGCCCTCCTCGCCCGGCCCGACCAGGAGGAGGAGCTTAGGTCCTTGGGCCTGGAGCGCATCGGCGTCCTGGCGGTGAACCTCTACCCCTTCCGGGAGGCGGTGGCCCGGGGGGCTTCCTTTGAGGAGGCGCTGGAGCAGGTGGACATCGGGGGGCCCGCCATGCTCCGGGCGGCGGCCAAGAACCACCTGGCGGTCCTCCCCGTCTGCGACCCCGGGGACTACGGGAAGGTCCTCGAGGCCCTTAGGGAGGGGCCCACGCCGGAGTTCCGCCGGGAGCTTGCCCGCAAGGCCTTCGCCCACACCGCCGCCTACGACGCCGCCATCGCCGAGTGGCTGGCCGGGGAGAAGTTCCCCGAGGAGAAGTTCCTGGTCCTGAAGAGGGCGGCGCCCCTGCGCTACGGGGAGAACCCCCACCAGGAGGCGGCCCTCTACCGGGTGGTGGGGGAGGAAGGCCCCTTGCTTCTGGCCGAAGTCCTCCAGGGCAAGGCCATGAGCTTCAACAACTACCTGGACGCGGAGGCCGCCTGGAACCTGGTCTCGGAGTTCGCGGAACCCGCCTGCGTGGCGGTGAAGCACCAGAACCCCTGCGGGGTGGCCCTGGGGGAGGGGCCCTTGGAGGCCTACAGGAAGGCCTACGCCGCGGATCTCGTCTCCATCTTCGGGGGGATCGTGGCCTTCAACCGGGAGGTGGACGGCCCCACCGCCCAAGCCTTGGGGGAGGTCTTCCTCGAGGTGGTCCTCGCCCCCGCCTTCAGCCAGGAGGCCCTGGCGGTCTTGGCCAAGAAGAGAAACCTCCGCCTCCTCCGGGTGCCCTTCCCCGCCCAGGGCCTCTACCTGGACCTGAGGCGGCTAAGGGGTGGGGTGCTCCTGCAGGACGCCGATGCCATGGACCCGGTGGACCTCCGGGTGGTCACTAAGAAGGCGCCCACCGAGGCGGAGTGGCAGGACCTCCTCTTCGCCTGGAAGGTGGTGAAGCACGTGCGCTCCAACGCCATCGTGGTGGCCAAGGGGGGAAGGACCCTGGGGATCGGGGTAGGACAGACAAACCGCCTCGCCGCCGCCCGGCACGCCCTCGAGGCCGCAGGGGAGGGGGCGAGGGGAGCCGTCTTGGCCTCCGACGCCTTCTTCCCCTTTGACGACGTCCTTCGCCTCGCCGCCTCCTTCGGGGTAGCCGCCGTCATCCAGCCCGGGGGAAGCCTCCGGGACGGGGACTCCATCCGGGCGGCGGAGGAGGCGGGGATGGCCATGGTCTTCACGGGCGTGCGCCACTTCCGCCACTAG
- the dtd gene encoding D-aminoacyl-tRNA deacylase, whose protein sequence is MRAVVQRVSEAFVEVEGEVVGRIGLGLLVLLGVGQKDSTEDALYLARKIVHLRVFPDLEGRMNLSLREVGGEVLVVSQFTLYADTRKGHRPSFLKAAPPDQGKRLYEAAIEAFLQQGVHVETGIYGAHMRVHLVNDGPVTLLLDSEERLRPR, encoded by the coding sequence GTGCGGGCTGTGGTGCAACGGGTTTCCGAGGCCTTCGTGGAGGTGGAGGGGGAGGTGGTGGGAAGGATCGGGCTGGGCCTCCTCGTCCTCCTGGGCGTGGGGCAGAAGGACAGCACCGAGGATGCCCTCTACCTGGCGCGGAAGATCGTCCACCTCCGGGTCTTCCCCGACCTCGAGGGCCGGATGAACCTCTCCCTCCGGGAGGTGGGGGGGGAGGTGCTTGTGGTGAGCCAGTTCACCCTCTACGCCGACACCCGTAAGGGCCACCGCCCCTCCTTTCTTAAGGCGGCTCCGCCCGATCAGGGCAAAAGGCTCTATGAGGCGGCCATAGAGGCCTTCCTCCAGCAGGGGGTCCATGTGGAAACCGGCATCTACGGGGCCCACATGCGGGTCCACCTGGTGAACGACGGCCCCGTCACCCTCCTCCTGGACTCGGAGGAGCGCCTTAGGCCGAGGTAG
- a CDS encoding fatty acid desaturase: protein MKKIEPKDWIPLIKPYTKPNMARSLRQVANTLLPLLLLFYLAHRALSVSLFLTLALDALAALFLVRLFILQHDAGHGSFFPKKWMNNLLGFLAGVLTLVPYHHWQLSHARHHATSGNLDKRGVGDIYTMTLEEYLRATPSERLRYRLYRNPFVMFLLGPLYVFLLSYRLPLGYGSEKPSVRNSVALTNLFLVLLWAGIYLGFGLKTLLLVYLPIQYLAGMVGIFLFYVQHQFEDAYWEHDPRWEHLKAAMEGSTYLKLPRVLQWLTGNIGFHHIHHLAPKIPNYLLPEVQEKVDLVKVAPTVTLRDALGIAFADLHLHDEESRKLIGFKEAHRRLREKARLASGGSGARP from the coding sequence ATGAAAAAGATAGAACCCAAGGACTGGATCCCCCTTATCAAGCCCTATACCAAGCCCAACATGGCCAGAAGCCTCCGCCAGGTGGCGAACACCCTCCTCCCCCTCCTCCTCCTCTTCTACCTGGCCCACCGGGCCCTTTCGGTCTCCCTCTTCCTTACCCTGGCCTTAGACGCCCTGGCCGCCCTCTTCCTGGTGCGCCTCTTCATCCTCCAGCACGACGCCGGCCACGGTTCCTTCTTTCCCAAGAAGTGGATGAACAACCTCCTGGGCTTCCTCGCTGGGGTTTTGACCCTCGTCCCCTACCACCACTGGCAGCTCTCCCACGCACGGCACCACGCCACGAGCGGCAACCTGGACAAGCGGGGGGTGGGGGACATTTACACCATGACCCTGGAGGAGTACCTGCGGGCCACCCCGAGCGAGCGCCTGCGGTACCGGCTCTACCGCAACCCCTTTGTGATGTTCCTCCTTGGGCCCCTCTACGTCTTCCTCCTCTCCTACCGCCTTCCCTTGGGCTACGGCTCGGAAAAGCCCTCGGTGCGGAACTCCGTGGCCCTCACCAACCTCTTCCTCGTCCTCCTCTGGGCGGGGATCTACCTGGGCTTCGGCCTCAAGACCCTCCTCCTCGTCTACCTCCCCATCCAGTACCTCGCCGGGATGGTGGGGATCTTCCTCTTCTACGTCCAGCACCAGTTTGAGGACGCCTACTGGGAGCACGACCCTCGCTGGGAGCACTTGAAGGCCGCCATGGAGGGGAGCACCTACCTAAAGCTTCCCAGGGTCCTCCAGTGGCTCACGGGGAACATCGGCTTCCACCACATCCACCACCTGGCCCCCAAGATCCCCAACTACCTCCTCCCCGAGGTGCAGGAGAAGGTGGACCTGGTGAAGGTGGCCCCCACCGTGACCCTCAGGGACGCCCTGGGCATCGCCTTCGCCGACCTGCACCTCCACGACGAGGAAAGCCGGAAGCTCATCGGCTTCAAGGAAGCCCACCGCAGGCTAAGGGAGAAGGCGAGGCTTGCTAGTGGCGGAAGTGGCGCACGCCCGTGA